In Theobroma cacao cultivar B97-61/B2 chromosome 7, Criollo_cocoa_genome_V2, whole genome shotgun sequence, the genomic window CTGTTCCCATCCTTTTGAGGCCTCACATTCTAGACGATACAAGCCATTATGCAAATTCCCCCTCATGAGGACCATGTCGCCTTGTGTGACTTTTACCACTCCATCACAAGCAGAATATCCATACCCTTTCGAGTCTAACAGGCTCAATGATATTAGATTCTTACGCATCTTTGGGACATAGGCCACACCACCCAAAGAGCGCATAGCTCcatcaaatattttgattttcaccACTCCAAGACCTATGACCTTCACTATTGACTTATTACCTAAAGTCAAATTCCCGACCACCCATTTTTGaagtaaatcaaaacaatcttTTTGATAACATATGTGAGTAACAGAAGCAGAATTTAAATACCAATAAGAATTTACATCCATATTTTCTGATATTGTAAAGACATCACAATCATCACTTTCAGCAATGAAAGCACACTCACTTTTGTTCTCGTTACTTTCATCCCTTTTTGTAGGACAATCCCTTTTAATATGTCCATACCCTTTGCATTGAAAGCACTGAACATTGTTGGATTTAGACTTGCCACCCTTAGATCCCTTACCGGTTGACTTCTTCTTACGAACCTCAGTTACCAATGCCAAGCCACTTGGATCTCTATCCCCTTCCTTACTTTTCTTTCGGGCTTCACGAGACATTAATATTGCTTGTGCTTGTTCAACGTTATTGTATCCATCCCACATATCAGAGATTTCATAAATACCTCATTGGAGTCTAGGAGCGAAGCCAGGAACAACAgtgccttttccttttcctccaCCCTAACATTAGCCTTTTTCAACTGATCAATGAACCCATCGAATtcattcatatgcttcatGAGGTCTCCATTCTCCTCCATCTTCAAGCGATACAACTTTCGCTTAAGCTGCAACTTGTTGGAAAGACTTTTCGCCAAGTAAATCTTCTCTAACTTTACCCATAATCTTGAAGCAGAATCTTCATCAATAACATGGTTAAATACGTTATCTCCAATGCAAAGCCGAATAGTGCTCACACACATTTGCTCTAACTTTTCCCATTCAACATCCTTCATGTCATCTGATTGCTCTTCCTTCTTTCCTAGTAAGGGGCGCATTAAACCTTGCTACAAAAGGAGATCTTTCATCATTCTTTACCACTGCGTGAAACTAGTCTTCccatcaaatttctcaattgAAAAATTCGTAGAACTAGTAACTTTCGACATCCTTATTGAATCTTGAATTTACTGAACCcgaagctctgataccagtttattgtgaaaattacccaaaaattaacaaagataaaactcagagaaattaagcaaacataaaaaatataagaatttacaTGGTTCGGCCTCTTGCCTACGTTTACGGAGTGAAACTGTTCTttctattattgagaaattaaaatacaataaattGACCTCTATGGTTCCCCAAACCAACCAAAAATCCCTTGCATACTCTTTCTCAATAACCTCCCAAGAACATTCACCCAAACCACTTTAACTCCACGTAGTTACAAGGTGTTTCTTCTCTATAGCCCTCAAAGCACTACTTGTAATTCTAAAACCTAGAGATCCacttttatagtataaaagtTCAAAGTAGAATTTGATTATGACTCGATGTagaataagaagtttaaaaccaTACAACTACTCAATATTATACACAAAcaaaaatcataatcaaataagatctaaaattttaatcaatttaaaacttaacaTGTTTTAAACCGCtctttaataaattaaacgtgtttgatagatttttaTGTCTTAATTGTACTGATATAATTAAAACATGAGATTGATAATCTTAAACCAAACTTACTTCAACTCCATATCGTATTCATATTGCATATAAAATTCCCTCCCTCATTTTCATTCCTCAACAATGCGCCCCATATTCAAATGCCGATCGTTAAATTCCCTTTCCCGGGGAACCATCCACCGGAAATTCAAATTCCCGATATCCTATTTTCATTTCACCCCAATCCCTCGAAACCAAGCCACAAATCCGACCTTTCATTTTCTGGGTACTATTAAGAAGCTTCCTTTTTTTCGTTCATTTGCTAGTTCTGGTGAAAGCATTGACTTTCAGCAATTCCCAGATGGAAAATATGTTTTGGAactccaaaacattttaaataacCATAGAAATAGCTCAATAGAGGAGATTGAGCAAGCTCTTGATCAATGTGAGGTTACAATGACAGAGGGTTTGGCCTTGGATTTGGTTAGGCGGAACCGGTCTGATTGGAAACTAGCTCACGTTTTCTTCCAATGGGTGTCTAAGAAAGGTGAAAATTCACTTGGTTTTGATGTTTACAATGAAATTCTGGACGTTCTTGGGAAAATGCATCGTTTCGAAGAGCTAAGGAaagtgtttgatgaaatgctCGAAAGAGAAGGACTTGTCAATGAGGGGACTTTTAAGATTTTGCTTCATAGATATGCTGCTGCAGATAAGGTGGAGGATGCGATGGGGGTGTTTAATAGGAGGAAAGAATTCGGATTCAAGGATGATGTGGTTGCGTTTCAAGTTCTTTTGATGTGTTTATGTAGGTATAAGCATGTTGAATTCGCGGAAACTTTGTATCAATCGAAGAGGAGAGAGTTTGGTTATGATATTAAGACAATGAATATTATTCTCAATGGATGGTGTGTTTTAGGGAATGTACATGAGGCTCGCAGGTTTTGGAAGGATATAATTGAGTCGAAATGTAAGCCGGATTTGTTTACGTATGGGACTTTTATAAATGCGTTGACAAAGAAGGGGAAGTTAGGTACTGCAATGAAGTTGTTTCGAGGAATGTGGGAGGAAGGGTGTGACCCTGATGTGGTGATTTGTAATTGTGTTATTGATGCTCTTTGCTTCAAGAAGAGGATTCCAGAGGCTTTGGAATTGTTTAGGGAGATGGGGGAGAGAGGTTGTGTCCCGAATGTTGTAACTTACAACTCACTTATCAAGCACCTATGCAAGATTCGGAGGATGGAAAAGGTGTATGAGATTTTGGATGAGATGGAAGAGAAGGGAGGGTGTTTGCCAAATGATGTAACTTTCAATTACTTGCTCAAGTCATTGAAGAAACCAGAGGAAGTTCCTGGTGTTTTGGAGAGGATGGAGAGATATGGTTGCAACATGTCAGGTGATACGTACAATTTGATCTTGAAGTTGTACATGAAGTGGGGTCATGAAGAGAGAGTTAGATGCACATGGGATGAGATGGAGAAAAGTGGTTTGGGACCTGACCGGCGTTCTTACACTATAATGATTCATGGTCTGTATGACAAGGGAAGCATTGAGGATGCTTTGAGCTATTTTAATGAGATGACATCTAAAGGAATGGTGCCAGAACCAAGGACTGAGATTCTGGTGAATGCCATGAAGGACAAGTTGAAAGAGCAAGAaggtgaaaaagaaaggaaagaaccaGGGAAAAATGGCAAATCACTTAGGCCTAGGTCTAAAAGGAGAAAGGAGAAGAGAACTGGGTAACGCTTGTTTTAGAATTGAACCATTAGGTTACTAATGGAAACCCAGAGGAGGTTGGTGTTTCTTGTCTATCAGTGCCGTGCCAATCCTTAAAGACTATCGTTGAAGAGAACCCATATACTTTCACCCAATTTCAAAGGATAATATTTTAACCTTCGGTTGCTTGGGCTTATGCACTATCATGTTTTACTCATTTGCTTATTCTTAACTTCTTCGAGATTTAATCTTGTCTAAGAGAAAGTGATATTTGTCACAAAGAACTTGAAACAATTGGAAACCTCCTTTAACTTCTTTGAGCTCAAGTTACTACCATCAATCAAGGTCTTTCCAAAGGTCCATTTCATGTTAAACACAAAGTTGTGAAATTGTTAATATGCAAGACAGCACTAGACatgtataaatttatacatGAAGACAATATGCAATTGCCTTGATAGGGACAAAAATGAATGTACAAAACAAATGGCATGAAGGATAACTCTGTCCATTCTTGCTTGTCTAAATTCTCAAGTACCTAGAATTAGCAGAACTTGTATTGATCCTCATAAGTTTTTGAGATGGACAGATCTAACCTAAGAGACCTCCACAGACAATTCATTTCACCTCTTCAAACAGAACATGCTGCTTCACTTGAGGGTCATATTTACGGAATTTAAGCTTTTCCTTAATCTGCCTACTCTTCTTCTTGGCATAGAAAACACCTGTCCCAGCAGCTGAGACAAGCCTGACAACTTTGAATtccttcctcttcttcttcttcccctcCCTCCCCTTCCTCTTATTGGTTCTCTTCCTCCTCCTCTTATTCTTCTTTCCTCTATCACCACCCTTTTTTCTACTCAATTTCTGCAATCAAAATCACATCATATATTTTGGCAAACTCGAAAATGGTTAAAACAGTTCCCATACTTTCCTATGAAAGGAAAACATGGAATTTAAACATCGAAAGCATAAATTGTACAGAGAACTTCATCATCCAAGAGGAACAATTGGTCACATTAGTAATATATGCTAAGTCTGCAAACATTCAGCAACCATCAAAAGCATGCTTGAAGTTCAAATCATGACTTCCTCaacattcttctttttccttcttttattaatatgCTATTCTACTCTTCCAGGCCCAAATACCTCTACATATAAGAGAGAAGTTGGAAACCGATCGCTTTACATCACCAGAACATTCTAAAGATCAGAATCAAGAAACCAATAAATTTGATGATGGAAAACGAAGCACCAAAGCATCAAATTGCTGAAAGGTGGTACCTTTCTCAGGGAAGAATTGGAAGCGTATCTTCTGGCCATGCCAACAACAGTATAATGATATGACCTCTGAAATGTGGTCATGGACAGACATCCTACAATCAACAAAGACCCAAGTTACATTTTTAACATTTTGAACCCTTCTAATCGCCATAAAAACGTAAGAAAACAACCTCCAGtcaagatttttaaaaaacaaaaagacccAGGAGAGAGTTGATGGATACGGGTTacgttgttttttttttgggtaaagGTTATACCTTTGGAGAAGAAACTATGAGAGAGATTTGCGGTGAAGCTGGGAGACCTTGAAGGTGCAAGCTTGAGGTGACAAGAAGGGAAGTTGTTGAGTTGGAGATTTCTTGGTTGGCAAGCATAAGCAAGATCAAAGAGAGATGAGATAGCAGAGGTCGCCATCTTTCTATTTCTCTTGTTTGTCTCACTGTCTCTCTATGGGAAAATGTAGAAAATATTGTTGACTACCTGAATTGTCGAAAAGAATCCAGGTCTAAATCTAGGAATTACCTTTTGGGATTCCTTGGATCACCCAGGACAAGAATCCAATTAAATATAAGGCCTGATGGAGGGGAAGGTCTTGAAACTGAAAGATTAGCAGTAGTCAGGTGATCCCCAATACTCTAAGAAGGACAAACAGAGCTAGATTTTCATTTGCAGgccttttatttatttatttataaattattgttcACTAGATATTGGTCTGGCATGATGGAGTTTAAGGACAAAAAGGGAAATTTCGGGCAACTTAAGAATGTCCATTAGCcatcaaaaaaagaatatttattaTGTTCTCATAAGACCAAGCATGTTGAATTGTTACTCTTGAAGGATATGATTCATACCACATTATGCTTTGCCGTGCTCATGCCATTCAGATTTTTGAGAATCCTGGTTGCAGTAGTACAACTTAGTTCTTGAGCAAGTTCATTGAAACAGAGAGAGGGAATGCTTAGTGAGACAGATTCTGGAAGATACAACCGGACATGTTGGCTCAATGCAGAAGTGTTGGCAATGTCCAGAAAATTTACAAACTCAACATAACATGATCTTCAGTCAAGTTAGAGAGAGGATAAAATGTattaaggagaaatgcatttAAGCAACAAAGCAGAAGATggtataacaaaaaataacagTTTGGGTTATCTGCCCAAGAAACGAAAGAATGATTTCTCAACGTGCTCATCAGTCAACTATGCGGCATTTCCTGCTGGAGCAGGGGTATACCAGCCATGGTGTATCTCTACAGCCTTCTTTCTCCTAGCAAGACGTGACTTTCTGCGTGCTCCAGTGTTCCTATGCAGTGTTCCCACTTTTACCGCTTTATCGATCACTGAGTATGCCTCAGCAATTAGTTTCTCAATTGAGAAGATTTCTTCAGCTTGTGCATCAGGTTTTTTCCTCAGTACATCCAGTGCCTCCAAAACCttgagaaaaagaacaaaagtcAGCAGGCACTTCATGGAACATTATGAATCCTCTTAGAACAGGCTACAAAGCACATTTAATCAGAACTTTGCCCAAGTTGCTTACTTCTACCAATTTACTGCACATTACACCACTAAAAGTGCCAGAAGATGATAATAAAGGCATTGAAAGGAACAAAGCTGCAGATAGAGGGCACGATATCTCTTTCCTAAGGTTTGCTTACATTCCACACTACAGGAAAATTACATTGAggagaaaaaaatgagaaaacatATCTGGGCTGGTGTCCATTCCCCAGCAAGTAACAGATATGATATTGTTTCTGCTTGTAATTTCCAGTTACATAGGCTGCATAGCACTACCAAACTCTTCTAAACACTAAAACTGTTACACATTCATCCATTCCTTCCCCTGGCCTCTAATTTCAGCAATGCTCCTTCAGCCTAATCAACGTGCAGAGTACCATCCATTAATGAGAACCACAGATAGTCAAATTGGCAGATCAAATATTTTGGATTTGAGATAAGCAATGACCACTAAACATATTAGTATCACACATACTTCATTGACATGGAAAAAAATTATCCAGCAAGATTAACTTTTGGTTCAATAACTCCATTAAGAGATATATAAAAACCATTACAAATAAGCTAATCTATTCTGCAAAGAGTGAAACTTGCATATGTTTGTGGCCTAGATTAGCTGAATTTAAACTCcaaaatattgtcataagaaCCTTGTGGAATTGCCAGAAATATTGGGTTCTTTTTTCCACACAGTCTTAAGTGGTAGCTCTCAACTCAAAGCGAAagaaagtttaaattataGAACATACGTTCTCAATTTTTAGATCATTCACTACTAGGGATGCCATCAAAGGAAAAGGCCTTAATACATCATGAGCCCCCAACTTGAATCCTCTTTTCTATCTTTGTCATTAATCCAGATATAAACCACAATATATAGGATAATTAGGAGAACCTTAATGTTCAATTATGTTCGGTAAAGCACAGACCAACAAAATCTTTCCATCAAATTTTACATAATGCCCAAGTAGTACAAAAGGTTCATCCATATCAAagtgatataacaaaaaatggTTGCAAAGAAATTCATTCATGCTACAGAAATCAGAGTCTCTTCTTACTCTATAATATTAGTACAGTCAAATTCCAGACTCAGCAATTAGTTATTGTCCAATTCAATGAATAGAGTAATTCCTTTCAACTACAAGTACAGTTTTGCCTTCTTTATTATTTCATCTTTAATCCACTCTAAATGGCATGGATGGTTGATGTAATAAGAGAGCATGTGAGAGAACCTTAGGATACATAAAATTCCAAAACTCAGCATTCCTACAATCCTATAAGCACAATAAAAATAACCAGTGTTAAGCAATCAGAGAAATAAATTCCACGGATAAGTACCTTCTTCATCCGGGTTCTTACTTCAGATTTCCTTGCTTTATTGTAAATTCGCCTTTTCTCAGCCTGACGAGCTCTCTTAGCAGCAGAATCAGCCTTCTTTTTTGGTGCAGCCTCACAAACAACAGTTCGACGAATGGGATTCTGAGTCATTGTGCTAATAGACAGACTACCTGAAACAGAAACCCCACCAAAAATACACCACACAACTCAAAACTCATAACCTCAATTTCCACAAaaagcttaattcatcatctaaattttgattattcattaacaaaaaaaaaaaaatgggggaCCAAAACTACATTTATACAATAGCAAAAAATCACTGAATTTGCAACAAGCTCGATTGAACTGCCAAGAACATCTAGCATAAAACAAGTAAAGGGCTTAAATGGGGTTTGCAAATGCCAACAAACCTAGAAACAGAAACTTAAACATGTCAACTACATCCAAGAATTTAGTGTGTTGCAATGAAATGATAAGAAGAAAGTTGCGTAAACAAGCAATGCTCTTTTTTCCCCCCCTTTTCCCCCCCAAACTTTTAATGACCCATCAGCTGAGAACTAAAATAGTTATAGAACTTTCACCGTATTTTCACAtctacaaaacaaaaagagaaatggGTATTGCATAAAACATGataacatgaaaataaaagagaaaaggggTTACCTTTGGAGAAGAAATTGTGAGAGAGGTTGTTGGAGAAACTGAGAGTCTTAAAAGCACTGGAATTTTGATGCAAAGCATAAGAAGAAGAGTCGGCGCTGTTTCTGAGTGAAAGGCTTTTGAGCTTAGATTGAAGAGTGAAGCAGGAAGAAGACAAGCAACAGTTAACTGCACTCGCCATCTCTTTCCCCCTTTCTGTCTCTCTTACCAAAATGAAATTTGAGCTATATGTTTCTTCCGGCTATTTTGCTTATCCAATATCCATAGGCAGGAGAGGGAAAGCTTGTGTGGATTTTTTATGGTTCCTACTTTCCCCCTGCTGCCCTCTCAAAACACCGTCGTTTTGCAGGTCTTTGATGCTGTTCGGTCCCagaccaaaaaataaaatcgaCCCAAATTATTTCAGTTTGGTTTAGTTTGATTTTCgttataatataatttgtatattataatttgattccaCAAATTAGaagtcataatttttaaattattcaaaaaatatttattttcaagaaaaagtaaatGTTTATAATACCGAATATTTGATTCGTAAATAAACACATTCGAATCTTCTTTTCTCGAATAAAAAGAATGTACTTGATGTGTGAGGTTTTGAAAACTCTTTTCACATATTCTGATATATCTCATGGAACAtagtaaattattaagtgCAAGCAGTTTGGTAAAATTTACAAGTTCTTTTTCACGTAAAGAAACAGTGATTATCTCAAAGATGACAAAGGCTTTTGTCTATAAGAAGCCCCATGATGTAAACCCAATGTGCTTGCAAGAACCTTAAAATCTTTCAGCTGTCATTACTACCGGAGCTGCTTCAGTATGTTTTCTTGTCAGATATGGACCTCTTTGAACAGCTTCTTGCAACTGCAAGagtagaaaggaaaagaattgaAATATGTCATACAAGGTATAATGATTGCCATATACAATATGTTATGAAAAGGGTATAAAGTACGGTCAGCAAAGCACATCACTTCGTATGAATTTGGGGTCTCTTTTCACAGCACCGTAAAAGTTAAGTGTCATGCCATTGATTAACAGTTGACAGTACTGAAATGCAGAAGAAAATGGAGGCAGGATACACATCAGTTTATGACTAACCTTCCCAGCTATACCAGAAAGCGCAGGGTCGCTAACAAGTTTACTTGACATGAATGCTCTGTGGATTGCCTTGCAACATTTATATCTAGCCTCCATAcctgaataaaataaaaagaggtAAATTGTCACTTCCATAAGTCAAGCATAGACAATGTCAAACACAAATAACAACACAAAACAGGATACATGGACGTTtcggattttttttttttttaatgcttaGAAGGTTAGACAAGAAATAATGATCAATCAAATTTTGGATGTATATGAAAGCTAGGGTTgttcaaaagaaagaagacaCTATGATTAGACCTTCACATTCAATTTGGAAAAGCAAGGAGGTAATCTTTTATGATGCCAAAAGAAATTTACCTATTTTTGTAGTTTCAGTAGCTGGATCAGTCACCATGTTTATTATCTCCTGTTTTGAGCAAATCTCCATCAGGCACCAAGCTCGAGCTACTAACCCTGTTATCACTCTGTGCCCCTGTTATCAGCAAAAGCAATACCATGTTAATTTCTTGATGAATGGAATTTAGATTAATTGTTGAGAAGAATAACTCACTGCCAGACGAAATTCTGCAGCCTGTTGaagaactgataggaaaagACCCTGCCAATCACGCAAAAACAGAAGTTAAtaaagcttttcttttttggaaaatatcaGTGAAGCTGCGCTGTGAATGATTATAATTGGCTTTCATGAAACATTTCATCATACAAAACAAAGACATACCACTAGTACCTTAGAGAAGAAAACATGGTAACTTTTTTCTTATGCCTACTAAATAAGTATTGATCACAGTCAAGGGACTGACATGAAACAATGTCCTTGAAAATAAAGGTACCAAAAAAGAGATAATACTCAAAAAATTGCTTACAGATGGTGTCAGCTTTGAACTTTCTGATGCTACTTCATAGATCAAACGTCGAAGGCTTTCTTCTGCATCACCGCTTAAGATAACACTATCCTCAGGCCGGTTTTCTCCCGTGACATTCGCCAATGCATGTAATGCAGCCTGAATTGTAATATAAAATCCCTCAGAAATATTAAAGTGAAGATGCAATCTGTAAGGTTCTTATGTAGAACACGCTCCATAAAAGATCAATTTCAAGACATAATTTGCCAGTTCAGTCATAATTTATACAAGTTACATCTAATTTTCATGTTCTGACAAAAGGGAATCAGCCCAATGAAAACCACTATTTCCAGTGAACTCCTTGGACATTTTAAATATTAGGGTGCAACATTTCTCAAGCTCCAAGAAGAAGCAACACAGGTTATGGCTAAAAGGACCATACAAATATCTGGAAGACAAACAAAGTTAATGGTCAAGAAAACAAGGGCAAGGGAATGGCTAAATGTCCGTTAATAatgaaactaaaataaatattaaaaaaaatccttatTCACACATATGTCCTCTAATTTGAACCTCCAAGATCATAGAGAAACAGTCATGCATGCTGATGGGTAAATTAATCTAGATAGTTTAGGACAGCTGATGGACAATTGGGAGGTTATTTATGAACAGATTTGTACTGGTTTAACGACCTCTACATTAAGTCAGGTTGTTGACGAATCCACCAAAATATCACAAATCAGGATAACATAGAATCATGTGCATAGTTGTATTAATGATGTGTTTTCTGTTCTTAATCAACTGATTCAAAGAGCCTTCAGACTAATTCGTTATGTGCACTGAAGCATATCAGGCAAAAtgaaatataagaaattaaaatagacattcaaaaagcaaaagaatttAATATGCTTACCAGCTGTTTACAACGTCCTTGCCGATCAAATGCAGCATGAACTATATGCCTTGCAGCAGGCGGAAAACTTGACAGTAGTAACACAGCTCCTTGGATTGCTAAAAGCATCAGAAAGTAGTTGGCGAGGAAGAAACCAGATATAAACAATAATCATTTCAAGATTATTAAACATGCTGGACAAGTTCTTCTTATAGTCCCTATCTTGGGatttttttccaataaaaacCAAATGTGCAATGTACATTCAACCAGTTTGTTAAAGACATGATAAAGTATGTTAAGCctccaacttaaaaccaatTGACAATAGATGGTGAAGCCCAACCATGATATAAGACCACAATGTACCCTAAACCAAACCCATGTTATTATAACATGGAGCATGTGCTTTGGGGCAGGTGTCTATACACGTGACAAGTAATTGAATGAACCTTTTTTGTTAAAACCATATAGggaaattaaataatcaaatagaAACTAGATCCAACATAAAGCAAACTGAACAAATTCTTAAGAACATAGTAAGAATAGGAATAAATTCGAAGTGAACTAGTGACAATATGAAAGACTATTACCGAAGCAAATTACTAAATCAGATGGTAGTCATTTGCAATTGCATAGCCTAATCAAATACTTACACGATCCTATTTGTCCAAGGGCTTCAAGTGCAGATTCACATTCATCTTTATCTTGACTGTCCAATAGGCCAAGTCTCACATCAATGGCTGAAATCACACCTTTGGCACCTGaatatagaaagaaaaagaaaccttaagaaaatcACATATCCATATGCATAAAAATCCAGGTCAATTCTCAACacgatttttccttttaaactTGGTTATCACTTTTCTTGTACCAGCACTGTGAAAGTCAAACTTGGGAAACCTACAGGTGGGTGCAAGGTGCTAACACAATATTGTCTACAGTACCGAGGATTAAAAGGCCTAAATATATAATCACATGCAAATCCAATGAACAcaagaaaaacattaaaaataatagcaATAATTGCAAGTTCAGTCTTTTACACTTCGAGCAGTGCTTAATTCTACGTGAAAGTAAGTTCAGAACTCCGAGGCATAAGCCTTACTCAGTTCATCAACAAACATGTATATGTTCTCCTTGGATAAAAGCCTTCCACTTATCATCATTGCTCTTGATCTTAGAATTCCTTCCATTGATGAGTTGCTATAAAATAGGGGTTACAgaaaaaacaaggaaaaactGGTCGTAAAGAAAGTAACAATTGTTTttgtaaaaggaaaaaaaaaaaagaaaagaaaaacagattGGGAAACAATTAATCCTCAAATACGTACCTGATTATAGAATGAAGTAATTGAAGGGTGGTCCTAGACAAGAACTCTGTACCATGCTGGATCTCAGTCAACTGCATATCTGTCTAGTCAATATTTCATACACAAATGCACATAGAATGACGTGTGTTTTGGGGTGGGGGTGGGGGGTAAATTGCTAACCTCATACAAGAGCTCCAAAGAACTTAGGGTTACAAGGGTATCATTTGAATTCCTGATTTCTGCCTCCAATAAACTGAGCAAATTTGAATTGTATATTACTGAAGCTACAGAGCTGGAAATAGAGAATAACTTCACTATCAATGATAAAACCCGTGCACGTCCCTGAAATAAGATTGGGAATACAACTACAAGTAAATTTCCAGAGAGCATATATGATTGTGAACCAcataatatgtaaaattttacaaGTGTTTAGCAGGGACTTCAAACTTCTAGCTACTGCAAACATTTAAAAATGATAGAAGTAAAATCCTTCAAGATAGACATCGACAAAGAGTatctttctcaaaataaacaaaaattcagACATCTTTTTGATGTTGATACAGTCAAAAGAAGCTACAATATCACCTAGTAAAGTAAAGGAATTGACTGATCAACTGATAGTTTTTCAATAATATGCCCATAAATATaggaaaaagattttgaaaccAACAGGGAAGACCCATGagaccaaaaatgaaaaaagtcAAACAGCACATAACAGAATATATCATACCAATGATGAACATCGTGATGCTAAGTTCCCAAGATGCGCAACTTCATTTATGTTAGCTGGAAAGATGATGCTCTCCATAAAGTTtcacaaaaat contains:
- the LOC18594051 gene encoding putative pentatricopeptide repeat-containing protein At3g15200, giving the protein MRPIFKCRSLNSLSRGTIHRKFKFPISYFHFTPIPRNQATNPTFHFLGTIKKLPFFRSFASSGESIDFQQFPDGKYVLELQNILNNHRNSSIEEIEQALDQCEVTMTEGLALDLVRRNRSDWKLAHVFFQWVSKKGENSLGFDVYNEILDVLGKMHRFEELRKVFDEMLEREGLVNEGTFKILLHRYAAADKVEDAMGVFNRRKEFGFKDDVVAFQVLLMCLCRYKHVEFAETLYQSKRREFGYDIKTMNIILNGWCVLGNVHEARRFWKDIIESKCKPDLFTYGTFINALTKKGKLGTAMKLFRGMWEEGCDPDVVICNCVIDALCFKKRIPEALELFREMGERGCVPNVVTYNSLIKHLCKIRRMEKVYEILDEMEEKGGCLPNDVTFNYLLKSLKKPEEVPGVLERMERYGCNMSGDTYNLILKLYMKWGHEERVRCTWDEMEKSGLGPDRRSYTIMIHGLYDKGSIEDALSYFNEMTSKGMVPEPRTEILVNAMKDKLKEQEGEKERKEPGKNGKSLRPRSKRRKEKRTG
- the LOC18594052 gene encoding uncharacterized protein LOC18594052, producing the protein MATSAISSLFDLAYACQPRNLQLNNFPSCHLKLAPSRSPSFTANLSHSFFSKGCLSMTTFQRSYHYTVVGMARRYASNSSLRKKLSRKKGGDRGKKNKRRRKRTNKRKGREGKKKKRKEFKVVRLVSAAGTGVFYAKKKSRQIKEKLKFRKYDPQVKQHVLFEEVK
- the LOC18594053 gene encoding 30S ribosomal protein S20, chloroplastic, translating into MASAVNCCLSSSCFTLQSKLKSLSLRNSADSSSYALHQNSSAFKTLSFSNNLSHNFFSKGSLSISTMTQNPIRRTVVCEAAPKKKADSAAKRARQAEKRRIYNKARKSEVRTRMKKVLEALDVLRKKPDAQAEEIFSIEKLIAEAYSVIDKAVKVGTLHRNTGARRKSRLARRKKAVEIHHGWYTPAPAGNAA
- the LOC18594054 gene encoding 26S proteasome non-ATPase regulatory subunit 5 codes for the protein MDEEFSVDDPTHLLDSASEFAHHPGVQNDATTKDFLDRFPLPVIISALQTKADVPGLENTLADCLERVFKTKYGGSLIPQYMPFLQVGLKADSQMVRCLACKTVSSFLENFDDKSISAIQLIIDYDLYPLLLDCLIYGNEQVATAAIDAIKNLARFPEGMSIIFPANINEVAHLGNLASRCSSLGRARVLSLIVKLFSISSSVASVIYNSNLLSLLEAEIRNSNDTLVTLSSLELLYELTEIQHGTEFLSRTTLQLLHSIISNSSMEGILRSRAMMISGRLLSKENIYMFVDELSAKGVISAIDVRLGLLDSQDKDECESALEALGQIGSSIQGAVLLLSSFPPAARHIVHAAFDRQGRCKQLAALHALANVTGENRPEDSVILSGDAEESLRRLIYEVASESSKLTPSGLFLSVLQQAAEFRLAGHRVITGLVARAWCLMEICSKQEIINMVTDPATETTKIGMEARYKCCKAIHRAFMSSKLVSDPALSGIAGKLQEAVQRGPYLTRKHTEAAPVVMTAERF